One Curtobacterium sp. MCLR17_007 DNA window includes the following coding sequences:
- the leuS gene encoding leucine--tRNA ligase encodes MTTEQHVEDPNAYDFRRIQDKWQGRWEELGLFTTDHDDRRPRKYILEMFPYPSGDLHMGHAENWALGDFVARYWRQQGFNVLHPIGWDSFGLPAENAAIKRGVDPGAWTYANIAQQKASFKRYAPSFDWSTEIHTSDPEYYKWNQWLFLKMYEKGLAYRKDSWVNWDPVDQTVLANEQVLPDGTSDRSGAVVVKKKLTQWYFGITKYADRLLDDLNQLEGRWPSKVIAMQRNWIGRSVGADVDFVIEGRDEPVTVFTTRPDTIHGVTFLVVAPDSDLAAELVESADESVRTAFSDYLVATQKTSEIDRQNADRPKTGVPLDRFAVHPLTGERLPIWAADYVLADYGHGAVMAVPAHDQRDLDFARTFDLPVRVVVDTNQPVTGAIPVIPEGATLDDFDVPTLDPASTGQALTGQGRMINSGPLDGMSKQHAITAAIRLLDERGTGRAAKTYRLRDWLISRQRFWGTPIPIIHGEDGTEHPVPFDQLPVRLPSTEGLDLKPKGTSPLGGATEWVNVPNPVDGTPALRDTDTMDTFVDSSWYFLRFLSANDDTQAFDPELARKWAPVDQYIGGVEHAILHLLYARFVTKVLFDLGYLDFTEPFSALLNQGMVLSGGSKMSKSKGGVSLGDELDAHGVDAIRLVMGFAGPPEDDINWEDVSPAASARFLARAYRLATDVTSSPDAVWADGDRAVRQVTHRFLADAPGLMESFKFNVVIARLMDLVNVTRKAIDSGPGAADPAVREATETIALGLSVFAPYTGEEMWEQLGHDTTVATHGWRKADPTLLVQETLTAVVQVNGKVRDSFEVSKSIEADELEQLARSSANVQRYIGEREVVKVIVRAPKLVNIAIKG; translated from the coding sequence GTGACCACCGAGCAGCACGTCGAGGACCCGAACGCCTACGACTTCCGTCGTATCCAGGACAAGTGGCAGGGCCGCTGGGAAGAGCTCGGGCTCTTCACCACCGACCACGACGACCGCCGTCCCCGGAAGTACATCCTGGAGATGTTCCCGTACCCGTCCGGCGACCTGCACATGGGCCACGCCGAGAACTGGGCGCTCGGCGACTTCGTGGCGCGGTACTGGCGGCAGCAGGGCTTCAACGTGCTGCACCCGATCGGCTGGGACTCGTTCGGGCTGCCCGCCGAGAACGCGGCGATCAAGCGCGGGGTCGACCCCGGGGCCTGGACCTACGCCAACATCGCGCAGCAGAAGGCGTCGTTCAAGCGGTACGCGCCGTCGTTCGACTGGTCGACCGAGATCCACACCTCGGACCCCGAGTACTACAAGTGGAACCAGTGGCTGTTCCTGAAGATGTACGAGAAGGGCCTGGCGTACCGGAAGGACAGCTGGGTCAACTGGGACCCGGTGGACCAGACCGTGCTGGCGAACGAGCAGGTCCTGCCCGACGGCACCTCGGACCGCTCCGGCGCCGTGGTCGTCAAGAAGAAGCTGACGCAGTGGTACTTCGGCATCACGAAGTACGCCGACCGCCTGCTCGACGACCTCAACCAGCTCGAGGGACGGTGGCCGTCGAAGGTCATCGCGATGCAGCGCAACTGGATCGGTCGTTCGGTCGGCGCGGACGTCGACTTCGTCATCGAGGGGCGCGACGAGCCCGTGACGGTGTTCACCACGCGTCCGGACACCATCCACGGCGTGACGTTCCTGGTCGTGGCGCCGGACTCCGACCTGGCGGCGGAGCTCGTCGAGTCCGCCGACGAGTCGGTGCGCACCGCGTTCTCGGACTACCTCGTGGCGACGCAGAAGACCTCCGAGATCGACCGGCAGAACGCGGACCGCCCGAAGACCGGCGTCCCGCTCGACCGGTTCGCGGTCCACCCGCTGACGGGTGAGCGCCTGCCGATCTGGGCTGCCGACTACGTGCTCGCCGACTACGGTCACGGCGCCGTCATGGCGGTGCCCGCGCACGACCAGCGGGACCTCGACTTCGCCCGCACCTTCGACCTGCCGGTGCGTGTCGTCGTCGACACGAACCAGCCGGTGACCGGCGCGATCCCGGTGATCCCCGAGGGCGCGACGCTCGACGACTTCGACGTGCCGACGCTCGACCCGGCATCGACGGGCCAGGCGTTGACCGGCCAGGGGCGGATGATCAACTCCGGCCCGCTCGACGGCATGTCGAAGCAGCACGCGATCACCGCGGCGATCAGGCTCCTCGACGAGCGTGGCACCGGTCGCGCGGCCAAGACCTACCGCCTGCGCGACTGGCTGATCTCGCGCCAGCGGTTCTGGGGCACCCCGATCCCGATCATCCACGGCGAGGACGGCACCGAGCACCCGGTGCCGTTCGACCAGCTGCCGGTCCGCCTGCCGTCCACCGAGGGGCTCGACCTCAAGCCGAAGGGGACGTCGCCGCTCGGTGGCGCCACCGAGTGGGTCAACGTGCCGAACCCGGTCGACGGCACCCCTGCGCTCCGTGACACCGACACGATGGACACGTTCGTCGACTCGTCGTGGTACTTCCTGCGGTTCCTGTCCGCGAACGACGACACGCAGGCCTTCGACCCCGAGCTCGCCCGCAAGTGGGCACCGGTCGACCAGTACATCGGCGGCGTCGAGCACGCGATCCTGCACCTGCTGTACGCGCGCTTCGTGACGAAGGTGCTGTTCGACCTGGGCTACCTCGACTTCACCGAGCCGTTCTCGGCGCTGCTCAACCAGGGCATGGTGCTGTCCGGCGGCTCGAAGATGTCGAAGTCGAAGGGCGGCGTCTCGCTCGGCGACGAGCTCGACGCGCACGGGGTCGACGCCATCCGCCTGGTGATGGGCTTCGCCGGTCCGCCCGAGGACGACATCAACTGGGAGGACGTCTCGCCGGCGGCCTCGGCGCGTTTCCTCGCCCGCGCCTACCGCCTGGCGACCGACGTCACCTCGTCGCCGGACGCCGTGTGGGCCGACGGGGACCGCGCCGTCCGCCAGGTCACCCACCGGTTCCTGGCAGACGCGCCCGGACTGATGGAGTCCTTCAAGTTCAACGTCGTGATCGCGCGGCTGATGGACCTGGTGAACGTGACCCGCAAGGCGATCGACAGCGGCCCCGGCGCCGCGGACCCCGCCGTGCGCGAGGCGACCGAGACCATCGCGCTCGGGCTCAGCGTGTTCGCGCCGTACACCGGCGAGGAGATGTGGGAGCAGCTGGGCCACGACACCACCGTCGCGACGCACGGGTGGCGCAAGGCCGACCCGACGCTGCTCGTGCAGGAGACCCTGACCGCCGTCGTGCAGGTCAACGGCAAGGTGCGCGACTCGTTCGAGGTGTCGAAGTCGATCGAGGCGGACGAGCTCGAGCAGCTCGCGCGGTCGTCGGCGAACGTGCAACGGTACATCGGTGAGCGCGAGGTCGTGAAGGTCATCGTGCGGGCGCCGAAGCTCGTGAACATCGCCATCAAGGGGTAG